In a genomic window of Gossypium arboreum isolate Shixiya-1 chromosome 9, ASM2569848v2, whole genome shotgun sequence:
- the LOC108454397 gene encoding uncharacterized protein LOC108454397, which produces MNMEARVGVVVEGGQRALNSAHGAVVDAGARKFLQQQQQQQHEHSSKQGLNPQIGTVQQLLAGGIAGAFSKTCTAPLARLTILFQVQGMQSDVSALSKASIWREASRIINEEGFKAFWKGNLVTIAHRLPYTAVNFYAYERYKSFLQSALCLENQRVKAGADLGVHFVGGGLAGMTAASATYPLDLVRTRLAAQRNTIYYRGICHAFHTICREEGFFGLYKGLGATLLGVGPSIAISFSVYESLRSYWQLQRPDDSTIMVSLACGSLSGIASSTATFPVDLVRRRMQLEGAAGRARVYKTGLAGTFTHIIHSEGLRGLYRGILPEYYKVVPGVGIVFMTYETLKMLLSSIPTGY; this is translated from the exons ATGAATATGGAGGCAAGAGTTGGGGTGGTGGTAGAAGGAGGGCAAAGGGCTTTGAATTCAGCCCATGGAGCTGTTGTTGATGCTGGGGCTAGAAAGTTTTTACAGCAGCAGCAGCAACAACAACATGAGCATTCTTCAAAACAGGGCTTGAATCCGCAGATTGGGACTGTTCAACAGCTTCTTGCTGGTGGTATTGCTGGTGCTTTTAGCAAGACTTGTACGGCTCCTCTTGCTCGTTTAACCATCTTATTTCAG GTCCAAGGAATGCAGTCAGATGTATCAGCATTGAGCAAGGCTAGCATATGGCGTGAGGCTTCTCGCATTATTAATGAAGAAGGGTTCAAAGCTTTTTGGAAAGGCAATCTGGTTACCATTGCTCATCGTCTTCCCTACACTGCAGTCAACTTCTATGCCTATGAACGCTACAAGAGT TTTCTGCAGTCTGCCCTCTGCTTGGAAAATCAAAGGGTAAAAGCTGGTGCTGATCTTGGTGTGCACTTTGTAGGCGGTGGGTTGGCTGGAATGACTGCTGCCTCTGCTACATATCCATTGGATCTTGTAAGGACGCGTCTTGCAGCCCAG AGAAACACAATATACTACAGGGGCATTTGTCATGCCTTTCATACCATTTGCAGAGAAGAGGGATTTTTCGGCTTGTATAAAGGACTTGGAGCAACATTATTG GGTGTTGGACCAAGTATAGCTATAAGCTTTTCAGTATATGAATCTTTGAGATCTTATTGGCAATTACAAAG GCCTGATGATTCCACTATTATGGTTAGTCTTGCTTGTGGCAGCCTCTCAGGCATTGCATCATCAACAG CTACGTTTCCTGTTGATCTCGTGAGGAGACGCATGCAATTGGAAGGGGCTGCAGGGCGAGCTCGTGTTTACAAAACTGGGTTGGCTGGGACTTTCACGCATATAATCCATTCGGAAGGTCTTCGTGGCTTGTACAGAGGGATTCTGCCTGAATACTACAAGGTGGTTCCTGGTGTAGGCATTGTCTTCATGACCTACGAAACATTGAAGATGCTTCTATCAAGCATCCCAACCGGTTATTAG